The following are encoded in a window of Ricinus communis isolate WT05 ecotype wild-type chromosome 4, ASM1957865v1, whole genome shotgun sequence genomic DNA:
- the LOC8267576 gene encoding protein FAM135B isoform X2, whose protein sequence is MFQNSIGINFNLNKSGTTQKKRLLNAPKPCQAKKIQPIAMLDTVQEIAIYIHRFHNLDLFQQGWYQIKISVRWEDSEYTSVGTPARVVQYDSHDLGSDNTYGVWRIDDTDNSFSTQPFRIKYAKQDICLSIMISFNLSLSGHMGPSTSAVILKFELLQAPITENQLELLAYLDASSVAVHEFRIPPKALLGLHSYCPVHFDAFHAVLVDLTVHISLLKAGSYMKVPSNYSYSCIPEDIARQRIDGFNTTLGSMASVEMKQIMLVKALLVARETLLEELQKFSKAIEQAIDLTDFTSKMDDVEMLDSIMGSNLGTADGEVSGQGKPQNVLEKANGGVYFRSDVLQCIMSEAAAVNIFHSLGAQLSYLWGVFLQFHRVNRTRILDFLRMAWAKDRRAEWSIWIVSSKVEMPHHYISSRNDESSNYAGSRRVLTFWKLPDDPAQTAAMRAELHRRSIAQMKINNQSIQDMHIFGDPLRIPIIIVERVMNAPRRTLSENSYFTNLDLIDSPSLHTQPSMEAGKRLSGNNLKQNGHELKVVVFVHGFQGHHLDLRLVRNQWLLVDPKIEFLMSEVNEDKTSGDFREMGQRLAQEVISFLKKKMDKVSRSCSLRGIKLSFVGHSIGNIIIRTALAESIMEPYLRCLCTYVSISGPHLGYLYSSNSLFNSGMWLLKKLKGSQCIHQLTFTDDPDLRKTFMYRLCEKTLENFRHIILLSSAQDGYVPHHSARIELCQAASLDYSKKGAVFLEMLNNCLDQIRAPTSENRLFMRCDVNFDTSSYGRSFNALIGRAAHIEFLESDIFAKFIMWSFPEFFC, encoded by the exons atgtttcaGAATTCAATTGgtattaattttaatcttaataaGAGTGGTACTACACAGAAGAAGAGGCTGCTTAATGCGCCAAAGCCATGCCAGGCTAAAAAAATTCAGCCCATTGCCATGTTGGATACTGTTCAAGAAATTGCTATTTACATACATAGGTTTCACAATCTTGACCTTTTCCAGCAGGG ATGGTATCAAATTAAGATCAGTGTGAGATGGGAAGATAGTGAGTATACTTCTGTTGGAACTCCTGCAAGGGTTGTCCAATATGACT CTCATGACTTGGGTTCTGATAACACGTATGGAGTATGGAGGATTGATGATACAGACAACAGTTTCTCCACGCAACCTTTTCGAATTAAATACGCCAAGCAAGATATTTGTCTATCTATCATGATCTCATTCAATCTATCCCTTAGTGGACATATg GGTCCATCTACATCTGCtgttattttgaaatttgagcTCTTGCAAGCTCCGATAACGGAGAATCA ACTTGAGTTGCTGGCTTATCTAGATGCTTCCTCTGTTGCAGTCCATGAATTTCGAATTCCCCCTAAAGCCCTTTTGGGATTGCATTCATATTGCCCCGTCCATTTTGATGCTTTTCATGCTGTGCTAGTCGATCTAACTGTTCATATCAGTCTACTGAAGGCCGGCTCATACATGAAGGTACCCAG TAATTACAGTTATTCATGCATCCCTGAAGATATTGCTCGCCAACGGATTGATGGGTTCAATACA ACATTAGGTTCAATGGCTTCTGTAGAAATGAAACAGATTATGCTTGTTAAAGCACTGTTAGTTGCTCGGGAAACACTGCTTGAAGAGCTACAAAAATTTAGCAAAGCTATTGAGCAAGCTATTGATTTAACTGATTTTACTTCAAAAATGGATGATGTGGAGATGCTTGATTCTATCATGGGGTCAAATCTGGGTACCGCAGATGGTGAAGTTTCCGGACAAGGCAAGCCACAAAATGTTCTTGAG AAAGCAAATGGCGGTGTATATTTTCGAAGTGATGTGTTGCAATGCATAATGTCAGAGGCTGCTGCAGTGAACATTTTTCATTCCCTTGGTGCTCAGTTGTCATACTTATGGGGCGTTTTTCTGCAGTTTCACAG GGTAAACAGAACAAGAATACTGGACTTTCTACGTATGGCATGGGCTAAGGATCGAAGAGCTGAATGGTCAATATGGATAGTATCCTCTAAGGTTGAGATGCCTCATCATTACATAAGTAGTCGAAATGATGAATCTTCCAACTATGCTGGCTCAAGAAGAGTTTTGACTTTCTGGAAGTTACCCGATGAT CCTGCCCAAACTGCTGCTATGCGTGCTGAGCTTCATCGGCGAAGTATTGCCCAAATGAAG AttaataatcaatcaattcaagaCATGCATATTTTTGGAGATCCTCTGCGCATTCCTATTATAATTGTGGAACGCGTCATGAATGCACCGCGGCGTACCTTAAGTGAAAATTCTTACTTCACAAATTTGGACCTAATAGACTCGCCTAGTTTACACACTCAACCCAGCATGGAAGCTGGAAAGAGGCTTTCTGGCAATAACCTGAAGCAAAATGGTCATGAGTTGAAGGTGGTTGTCTTCGTTCATGGTTTTCAG GGACATCATCTGGATTTACGACTTGTTCGAAATCAATGGCTTTTGGTAGACCCCAAGATAGAGTTTCTCATGTCAGAGGTAAATGAAGACAAAACATCTGGAGACTTCAGAGAAATGGGACAGAGGTTGGCTCAGGaagttatctcttttcttaaaaagaagatGGATAAAGTTTCTAGATCCTGTAGCTTGAGAGGTATCAAGCTTAGCTTTGTTGGGCATTCAATTGGAAATATAATCATAAGAACAGCATTAGCAG AAAGCATTATGGAACCATACCTTAGATGCCTCTGCACGTATGTATCTATTTCTGGCCCACACTTGGGTTACCTTTACAGTTCGAACTCTTTATTTAACTCTGGGATGTGGCTTTTGAAAAAGCTCAAGGGATCACAGTGCATTCATCAGCTTACGTTTACTGATGACCCAGATCTTCGGAAAACTTTCATGTACAGGCTTTGTGAG AAGACACTTGAGAATTTCAGGCATATTATACTACTATCTTCAGCCCAG GATGGTTATGTTCCACACCATTCTGCCAGAATTGAATTGTGCCAGGCTGCTTCTTTGGACTACTCAAAAAAGGGTGCAGTATTCCTAGAGATGCTGAATAACTGCCTAGACCAGATACGAGCCCCGACCTCTGAGAATCGTCTTTTCATGCGTTGTGATGTCAACTTCGATACCTCCTCTTATGGCAGGAGCTTTAATGCACTCATTGGGCGCGCTGCCCATATTGAGTTCTTGGAGTCTGACATTTTTGCAAAGTTCATAATGTGGTCTTTCCCGGAATTTTTCTGTTGA
- the LOC8267576 gene encoding protein FAM135B isoform X1 produces the protein MFQNSIGINFNLNKSGTTQKKRLLNAPKPCQAKKIQPIAMLDTVQEIAIYIHRFHNLDLFQQGWYQIKISVRWEDSEYTSVGTPARVVQYDSHDLGSDNTYGVWRIDDTDNSFSTQPFRIKYAKQDICLSIMISFNLSLSGHMGPSTSAVILKFELLQAPITENQLELLAYLDASSVAVHEFRIPPKALLGLHSYCPVHFDAFHAVLVDLTVHISLLKAGSYMKVPSNYSYSCIPEDIARQRIDGFNTTLGSMASVEMKQIMLVKALLVARETLLEELQKFSKAIEQAIDLTDFTSKMDDVEMLDSIMGSNLGTADGEVSGQGKPQNVLEKANGGVYFRSDVLQCIMSEAAAVNIFHSLGAQLSYLWGVFLQFHRVNRTRILDFLRMAWAKDRRAEWSIWIVSSKVEMPHHYISSRNDESSNYAGSRRVLTFWKLPDDPAQTAAMRAELHRRSIAQMKINNQSIQDMHIFGDPLRIPIIIVERVMNAPRRTLSENSYFTNLDLIDSPSLHTQPSMEAGKRLSGNNLKQNGHELKVVVFVHGFQGHHLDLRLVRNQWLLVDPKIEFLMSEVNEDKTSGDFREMGQRLAQEVISFLKKKMDKVSRSCSLRGIKLSFVGHSIGNIIIRTALAESIMEPYLRCLCTYVSISGPHLGYLYSSNSLFNSGMWLLKKLKGSQCIHQLTFTDDPDLRKTFMYRLCEQKTLENFRHIILLSSAQDGYVPHHSARIELCQAASLDYSKKGAVFLEMLNNCLDQIRAPTSENRLFMRCDVNFDTSSYGRSFNALIGRAAHIEFLESDIFAKFIMWSFPEFFC, from the exons atgtttcaGAATTCAATTGgtattaattttaatcttaataaGAGTGGTACTACACAGAAGAAGAGGCTGCTTAATGCGCCAAAGCCATGCCAGGCTAAAAAAATTCAGCCCATTGCCATGTTGGATACTGTTCAAGAAATTGCTATTTACATACATAGGTTTCACAATCTTGACCTTTTCCAGCAGGG ATGGTATCAAATTAAGATCAGTGTGAGATGGGAAGATAGTGAGTATACTTCTGTTGGAACTCCTGCAAGGGTTGTCCAATATGACT CTCATGACTTGGGTTCTGATAACACGTATGGAGTATGGAGGATTGATGATACAGACAACAGTTTCTCCACGCAACCTTTTCGAATTAAATACGCCAAGCAAGATATTTGTCTATCTATCATGATCTCATTCAATCTATCCCTTAGTGGACATATg GGTCCATCTACATCTGCtgttattttgaaatttgagcTCTTGCAAGCTCCGATAACGGAGAATCA ACTTGAGTTGCTGGCTTATCTAGATGCTTCCTCTGTTGCAGTCCATGAATTTCGAATTCCCCCTAAAGCCCTTTTGGGATTGCATTCATATTGCCCCGTCCATTTTGATGCTTTTCATGCTGTGCTAGTCGATCTAACTGTTCATATCAGTCTACTGAAGGCCGGCTCATACATGAAGGTACCCAG TAATTACAGTTATTCATGCATCCCTGAAGATATTGCTCGCCAACGGATTGATGGGTTCAATACA ACATTAGGTTCAATGGCTTCTGTAGAAATGAAACAGATTATGCTTGTTAAAGCACTGTTAGTTGCTCGGGAAACACTGCTTGAAGAGCTACAAAAATTTAGCAAAGCTATTGAGCAAGCTATTGATTTAACTGATTTTACTTCAAAAATGGATGATGTGGAGATGCTTGATTCTATCATGGGGTCAAATCTGGGTACCGCAGATGGTGAAGTTTCCGGACAAGGCAAGCCACAAAATGTTCTTGAG AAAGCAAATGGCGGTGTATATTTTCGAAGTGATGTGTTGCAATGCATAATGTCAGAGGCTGCTGCAGTGAACATTTTTCATTCCCTTGGTGCTCAGTTGTCATACTTATGGGGCGTTTTTCTGCAGTTTCACAG GGTAAACAGAACAAGAATACTGGACTTTCTACGTATGGCATGGGCTAAGGATCGAAGAGCTGAATGGTCAATATGGATAGTATCCTCTAAGGTTGAGATGCCTCATCATTACATAAGTAGTCGAAATGATGAATCTTCCAACTATGCTGGCTCAAGAAGAGTTTTGACTTTCTGGAAGTTACCCGATGAT CCTGCCCAAACTGCTGCTATGCGTGCTGAGCTTCATCGGCGAAGTATTGCCCAAATGAAG AttaataatcaatcaattcaagaCATGCATATTTTTGGAGATCCTCTGCGCATTCCTATTATAATTGTGGAACGCGTCATGAATGCACCGCGGCGTACCTTAAGTGAAAATTCTTACTTCACAAATTTGGACCTAATAGACTCGCCTAGTTTACACACTCAACCCAGCATGGAAGCTGGAAAGAGGCTTTCTGGCAATAACCTGAAGCAAAATGGTCATGAGTTGAAGGTGGTTGTCTTCGTTCATGGTTTTCAG GGACATCATCTGGATTTACGACTTGTTCGAAATCAATGGCTTTTGGTAGACCCCAAGATAGAGTTTCTCATGTCAGAGGTAAATGAAGACAAAACATCTGGAGACTTCAGAGAAATGGGACAGAGGTTGGCTCAGGaagttatctcttttcttaaaaagaagatGGATAAAGTTTCTAGATCCTGTAGCTTGAGAGGTATCAAGCTTAGCTTTGTTGGGCATTCAATTGGAAATATAATCATAAGAACAGCATTAGCAG AAAGCATTATGGAACCATACCTTAGATGCCTCTGCACGTATGTATCTATTTCTGGCCCACACTTGGGTTACCTTTACAGTTCGAACTCTTTATTTAACTCTGGGATGTGGCTTTTGAAAAAGCTCAAGGGATCACAGTGCATTCATCAGCTTACGTTTACTGATGACCCAGATCTTCGGAAAACTTTCATGTACAGGCTTTGTGAG CAGAAGACACTTGAGAATTTCAGGCATATTATACTACTATCTTCAGCCCAG GATGGTTATGTTCCACACCATTCTGCCAGAATTGAATTGTGCCAGGCTGCTTCTTTGGACTACTCAAAAAAGGGTGCAGTATTCCTAGAGATGCTGAATAACTGCCTAGACCAGATACGAGCCCCGACCTCTGAGAATCGTCTTTTCATGCGTTGTGATGTCAACTTCGATACCTCCTCTTATGGCAGGAGCTTTAATGCACTCATTGGGCGCGCTGCCCATATTGAGTTCTTGGAGTCTGACATTTTTGCAAAGTTCATAATGTGGTCTTTCCCGGAATTTTTCTGTTGA
- the LOC8267576 gene encoding protein FAM135B isoform X3 has protein sequence MFQNSIGINFNLNKSGTTQKKRLLNAPKPCQAKKIQPIAMLDTVQEIAIYIHRFHNLDLFQQGWYQIKISVRWEDSEYTSVGTPARVVQYDSHDLGSDNTYGVWRIDDTDNSFSTQPFRIKYAKQDICLSIMISFNLSLSGHMGPSTSAVILKFELLQAPITENQLELLAYLDASSVAVHEFRIPPKALLGLHSYCPVHFDAFHAVLVDLTVHISLLKAGSYMKVPSYSCIPEDIARQRIDGFNTTLGSMASVEMKQIMLVKALLVARETLLEELQKFSKAIEQAIDLTDFTSKMDDVEMLDSIMGSNLGTADGEVSGQGKPQNVLEKANGGVYFRSDVLQCIMSEAAAVNIFHSLGAQLSYLWGVFLQFHRVNRTRILDFLRMAWAKDRRAEWSIWIVSSKVEMPHHYISSRNDESSNYAGSRRVLTFWKLPDDPAQTAAMRAELHRRSIAQMKINNQSIQDMHIFGDPLRIPIIIVERVMNAPRRTLSENSYFTNLDLIDSPSLHTQPSMEAGKRLSGNNLKQNGHELKVVVFVHGFQGHHLDLRLVRNQWLLVDPKIEFLMSEVNEDKTSGDFREMGQRLAQEVISFLKKKMDKVSRSCSLRGIKLSFVGHSIGNIIIRTALAESIMEPYLRCLCTYVSISGPHLGYLYSSNSLFNSGMWLLKKLKGSQCIHQLTFTDDPDLRKTFMYRLCEQKTLENFRHIILLSSAQDGYVPHHSARIELCQAASLDYSKKGAVFLEMLNNCLDQIRAPTSENRLFMRCDVNFDTSSYGRSFNALIGRAAHIEFLESDIFAKFIMWSFPEFFC, from the exons atgtttcaGAATTCAATTGgtattaattttaatcttaataaGAGTGGTACTACACAGAAGAAGAGGCTGCTTAATGCGCCAAAGCCATGCCAGGCTAAAAAAATTCAGCCCATTGCCATGTTGGATACTGTTCAAGAAATTGCTATTTACATACATAGGTTTCACAATCTTGACCTTTTCCAGCAGGG ATGGTATCAAATTAAGATCAGTGTGAGATGGGAAGATAGTGAGTATACTTCTGTTGGAACTCCTGCAAGGGTTGTCCAATATGACT CTCATGACTTGGGTTCTGATAACACGTATGGAGTATGGAGGATTGATGATACAGACAACAGTTTCTCCACGCAACCTTTTCGAATTAAATACGCCAAGCAAGATATTTGTCTATCTATCATGATCTCATTCAATCTATCCCTTAGTGGACATATg GGTCCATCTACATCTGCtgttattttgaaatttgagcTCTTGCAAGCTCCGATAACGGAGAATCA ACTTGAGTTGCTGGCTTATCTAGATGCTTCCTCTGTTGCAGTCCATGAATTTCGAATTCCCCCTAAAGCCCTTTTGGGATTGCATTCATATTGCCCCGTCCATTTTGATGCTTTTCATGCTGTGCTAGTCGATCTAACTGTTCATATCAGTCTACTGAAGGCCGGCTCATACATGAAGGTACCCAG TTATTCATGCATCCCTGAAGATATTGCTCGCCAACGGATTGATGGGTTCAATACA ACATTAGGTTCAATGGCTTCTGTAGAAATGAAACAGATTATGCTTGTTAAAGCACTGTTAGTTGCTCGGGAAACACTGCTTGAAGAGCTACAAAAATTTAGCAAAGCTATTGAGCAAGCTATTGATTTAACTGATTTTACTTCAAAAATGGATGATGTGGAGATGCTTGATTCTATCATGGGGTCAAATCTGGGTACCGCAGATGGTGAAGTTTCCGGACAAGGCAAGCCACAAAATGTTCTTGAG AAAGCAAATGGCGGTGTATATTTTCGAAGTGATGTGTTGCAATGCATAATGTCAGAGGCTGCTGCAGTGAACATTTTTCATTCCCTTGGTGCTCAGTTGTCATACTTATGGGGCGTTTTTCTGCAGTTTCACAG GGTAAACAGAACAAGAATACTGGACTTTCTACGTATGGCATGGGCTAAGGATCGAAGAGCTGAATGGTCAATATGGATAGTATCCTCTAAGGTTGAGATGCCTCATCATTACATAAGTAGTCGAAATGATGAATCTTCCAACTATGCTGGCTCAAGAAGAGTTTTGACTTTCTGGAAGTTACCCGATGAT CCTGCCCAAACTGCTGCTATGCGTGCTGAGCTTCATCGGCGAAGTATTGCCCAAATGAAG AttaataatcaatcaattcaagaCATGCATATTTTTGGAGATCCTCTGCGCATTCCTATTATAATTGTGGAACGCGTCATGAATGCACCGCGGCGTACCTTAAGTGAAAATTCTTACTTCACAAATTTGGACCTAATAGACTCGCCTAGTTTACACACTCAACCCAGCATGGAAGCTGGAAAGAGGCTTTCTGGCAATAACCTGAAGCAAAATGGTCATGAGTTGAAGGTGGTTGTCTTCGTTCATGGTTTTCAG GGACATCATCTGGATTTACGACTTGTTCGAAATCAATGGCTTTTGGTAGACCCCAAGATAGAGTTTCTCATGTCAGAGGTAAATGAAGACAAAACATCTGGAGACTTCAGAGAAATGGGACAGAGGTTGGCTCAGGaagttatctcttttcttaaaaagaagatGGATAAAGTTTCTAGATCCTGTAGCTTGAGAGGTATCAAGCTTAGCTTTGTTGGGCATTCAATTGGAAATATAATCATAAGAACAGCATTAGCAG AAAGCATTATGGAACCATACCTTAGATGCCTCTGCACGTATGTATCTATTTCTGGCCCACACTTGGGTTACCTTTACAGTTCGAACTCTTTATTTAACTCTGGGATGTGGCTTTTGAAAAAGCTCAAGGGATCACAGTGCATTCATCAGCTTACGTTTACTGATGACCCAGATCTTCGGAAAACTTTCATGTACAGGCTTTGTGAG CAGAAGACACTTGAGAATTTCAGGCATATTATACTACTATCTTCAGCCCAG GATGGTTATGTTCCACACCATTCTGCCAGAATTGAATTGTGCCAGGCTGCTTCTTTGGACTACTCAAAAAAGGGTGCAGTATTCCTAGAGATGCTGAATAACTGCCTAGACCAGATACGAGCCCCGACCTCTGAGAATCGTCTTTTCATGCGTTGTGATGTCAACTTCGATACCTCCTCTTATGGCAGGAGCTTTAATGCACTCATTGGGCGCGCTGCCCATATTGAGTTCTTGGAGTCTGACATTTTTGCAAAGTTCATAATGTGGTCTTTCCCGGAATTTTTCTGTTGA
- the LOC8267576 gene encoding protein FAM135B isoform X4, whose translation MLDTVQEIAIYIHRFHNLDLFQQGWYQIKISVRWEDSEYTSVGTPARVVQYDSHDLGSDNTYGVWRIDDTDNSFSTQPFRIKYAKQDICLSIMISFNLSLSGHMGPSTSAVILKFELLQAPITENQLELLAYLDASSVAVHEFRIPPKALLGLHSYCPVHFDAFHAVLVDLTVHISLLKAGSYMKVPSNYSYSCIPEDIARQRIDGFNTTLGSMASVEMKQIMLVKALLVARETLLEELQKFSKAIEQAIDLTDFTSKMDDVEMLDSIMGSNLGTADGEVSGQGKPQNVLEKANGGVYFRSDVLQCIMSEAAAVNIFHSLGAQLSYLWGVFLQFHRVNRTRILDFLRMAWAKDRRAEWSIWIVSSKVEMPHHYISSRNDESSNYAGSRRVLTFWKLPDDPAQTAAMRAELHRRSIAQMKINNQSIQDMHIFGDPLRIPIIIVERVMNAPRRTLSENSYFTNLDLIDSPSLHTQPSMEAGKRLSGNNLKQNGHELKVVVFVHGFQGHHLDLRLVRNQWLLVDPKIEFLMSEVNEDKTSGDFREMGQRLAQEVISFLKKKMDKVSRSCSLRGIKLSFVGHSIGNIIIRTALAESIMEPYLRCLCTYVSISGPHLGYLYSSNSLFNSGMWLLKKLKGSQCIHQLTFTDDPDLRKTFMYRLCEQKTLENFRHIILLSSAQDGYVPHHSARIELCQAASLDYSKKGAVFLEMLNNCLDQIRAPTSENRLFMRCDVNFDTSSYGRSFNALIGRAAHIEFLESDIFAKFIMWSFPEFFC comes from the exons ATGTTGGATACTGTTCAAGAAATTGCTATTTACATACATAGGTTTCACAATCTTGACCTTTTCCAGCAGGG ATGGTATCAAATTAAGATCAGTGTGAGATGGGAAGATAGTGAGTATACTTCTGTTGGAACTCCTGCAAGGGTTGTCCAATATGACT CTCATGACTTGGGTTCTGATAACACGTATGGAGTATGGAGGATTGATGATACAGACAACAGTTTCTCCACGCAACCTTTTCGAATTAAATACGCCAAGCAAGATATTTGTCTATCTATCATGATCTCATTCAATCTATCCCTTAGTGGACATATg GGTCCATCTACATCTGCtgttattttgaaatttgagcTCTTGCAAGCTCCGATAACGGAGAATCA ACTTGAGTTGCTGGCTTATCTAGATGCTTCCTCTGTTGCAGTCCATGAATTTCGAATTCCCCCTAAAGCCCTTTTGGGATTGCATTCATATTGCCCCGTCCATTTTGATGCTTTTCATGCTGTGCTAGTCGATCTAACTGTTCATATCAGTCTACTGAAGGCCGGCTCATACATGAAGGTACCCAG TAATTACAGTTATTCATGCATCCCTGAAGATATTGCTCGCCAACGGATTGATGGGTTCAATACA ACATTAGGTTCAATGGCTTCTGTAGAAATGAAACAGATTATGCTTGTTAAAGCACTGTTAGTTGCTCGGGAAACACTGCTTGAAGAGCTACAAAAATTTAGCAAAGCTATTGAGCAAGCTATTGATTTAACTGATTTTACTTCAAAAATGGATGATGTGGAGATGCTTGATTCTATCATGGGGTCAAATCTGGGTACCGCAGATGGTGAAGTTTCCGGACAAGGCAAGCCACAAAATGTTCTTGAG AAAGCAAATGGCGGTGTATATTTTCGAAGTGATGTGTTGCAATGCATAATGTCAGAGGCTGCTGCAGTGAACATTTTTCATTCCCTTGGTGCTCAGTTGTCATACTTATGGGGCGTTTTTCTGCAGTTTCACAG GGTAAACAGAACAAGAATACTGGACTTTCTACGTATGGCATGGGCTAAGGATCGAAGAGCTGAATGGTCAATATGGATAGTATCCTCTAAGGTTGAGATGCCTCATCATTACATAAGTAGTCGAAATGATGAATCTTCCAACTATGCTGGCTCAAGAAGAGTTTTGACTTTCTGGAAGTTACCCGATGAT CCTGCCCAAACTGCTGCTATGCGTGCTGAGCTTCATCGGCGAAGTATTGCCCAAATGAAG AttaataatcaatcaattcaagaCATGCATATTTTTGGAGATCCTCTGCGCATTCCTATTATAATTGTGGAACGCGTCATGAATGCACCGCGGCGTACCTTAAGTGAAAATTCTTACTTCACAAATTTGGACCTAATAGACTCGCCTAGTTTACACACTCAACCCAGCATGGAAGCTGGAAAGAGGCTTTCTGGCAATAACCTGAAGCAAAATGGTCATGAGTTGAAGGTGGTTGTCTTCGTTCATGGTTTTCAG GGACATCATCTGGATTTACGACTTGTTCGAAATCAATGGCTTTTGGTAGACCCCAAGATAGAGTTTCTCATGTCAGAGGTAAATGAAGACAAAACATCTGGAGACTTCAGAGAAATGGGACAGAGGTTGGCTCAGGaagttatctcttttcttaaaaagaagatGGATAAAGTTTCTAGATCCTGTAGCTTGAGAGGTATCAAGCTTAGCTTTGTTGGGCATTCAATTGGAAATATAATCATAAGAACAGCATTAGCAG AAAGCATTATGGAACCATACCTTAGATGCCTCTGCACGTATGTATCTATTTCTGGCCCACACTTGGGTTACCTTTACAGTTCGAACTCTTTATTTAACTCTGGGATGTGGCTTTTGAAAAAGCTCAAGGGATCACAGTGCATTCATCAGCTTACGTTTACTGATGACCCAGATCTTCGGAAAACTTTCATGTACAGGCTTTGTGAG CAGAAGACACTTGAGAATTTCAGGCATATTATACTACTATCTTCAGCCCAG GATGGTTATGTTCCACACCATTCTGCCAGAATTGAATTGTGCCAGGCTGCTTCTTTGGACTACTCAAAAAAGGGTGCAGTATTCCTAGAGATGCTGAATAACTGCCTAGACCAGATACGAGCCCCGACCTCTGAGAATCGTCTTTTCATGCGTTGTGATGTCAACTTCGATACCTCCTCTTATGGCAGGAGCTTTAATGCACTCATTGGGCGCGCTGCCCATATTGAGTTCTTGGAGTCTGACATTTTTGCAAAGTTCATAATGTGGTCTTTCCCGGAATTTTTCTGTTGA